The DNA sequence GTACCacatggcgcgctttccGGGGCGCGAGCGGAACGACGTGAGCTACGGCGGAAAGATTATTATGCCGCCATCTGCACTGGCGACCATCACAGACTTGGAGCTCGAGTCGCCGTGGACatttgtgctgcgcaatcGGAATACGGCACATCCGCTGCACACACATGCAGGCGTTGTGGAATTCATTGCCGAGGAGGGCGTGGTATACCTGCCTTCCTGGATAatgcgcatgctgcagctggACGACGGCGATCCGATATATATTCAGGGGACACGCCTGCCAAAAGGCCGGTTCGTCAAGATCCAGCCCCAGACGGTCGACTTTTTGGAAATTAGCGATCCAAAGGCAGTGTACGTGAACGGCGCACTAACAACCAGACTCGAGCAAGCGCTCCGCAATTACCCTACACTCACGCCCGGCGACATCATCGAGATTAGCTACAATTGCCTCACGTTTGAGATTTTGATTATGGACGTCGTGCCGGACGCCGAGGGTATTTCCATCATCGAGACGGACTTGGAGGTCGACTTCGCCCCGCCAAAGGGGTACGTCGAGCCCGAGCCCGTGCAAAGGGGAGGGCAGCCGACAATGGCGTCGCGCCTCAATATCGATACGGCCAAGCACGAGCTTACTGGCGCGACACAAAGCGTCGCCGAGTCCCCCGCGCCGTTCCGCGGGCTCGGCCAGACGCTCAGCGGCAAGAAAACCAAGGGGAAGCGGGATAAACCGatcacgccgcgcgagcaggaTAGCCGCGTGCGGAGAACAGAGTACGTCGCTGCTACGCTTATATACAGTGTTCCTACGATTGTTACCAACGATACCATGCAGGAAGAAAAGCGCGTGCCCGCGGCACTGCACCTCAACTTTGGCCAGTTGTTTTTTGGCTACGATGTACCTATTCTCGACGTCCCAGCTCCAGTGGAAAAGGAAGAGGGGAGCAGTGACCACGTACGTCATGCATGTACTAACTGAAGCATGCTCCGCGCTTCACTGGCACCGGCAATCTGCTCGCTGCCCGCAAGCCCGACCCCATTGTCATAGACTCGGAGTAGGCAGTTATCTTATTTCCACAAATGCCTCAcggaacggcgcgccgcgcgtggcgaCGAGTTTGTGCACGTCGTTGGATACCATGGCGGAACAAGGAGCGGGACAAAAGTCCACTATCCGCGCATTCAAAAACTCGGACAAGCCAGATgaagtgcgccgctcgaaCCTGTCTGCGGCTAAATCAGTCAGCGACGCGGTACGCACTTCGTTGGGGCCAAAGGGCATGGACAAAATGGTGCGTACGCCGACATGCTCATTCTAGATCCAAACCGCTTCGGGCGAGGTCGTGATTACGAATGACGGTGCTACTATCTTGAAACACATGGCAGTAGTACATcccgctgcgcgcatggtacgtttttttttttttttttttttgctcACACCAGCTTGTCGATCTTTCGCAGGCCCAGGACGTCGAGGCTGGCGACGGCACCACCTCTgtcgtcgtcatcgctGGCAGCGTGCTTGGtgctgccgagcagctccttgcAAAGGGGATCCACCCCACTATTATTGCCGAGTCGTtccagcacgctgcgcagaaAGCGGTCGAGTCGCTCTTGCAAGTGGCAATTCCGGTGCGGTTGGACGATCGTGCCGCATtgctccgcgccgcaacCACCTCGCTGAACTCCAAGGTCGTTTCTCAGTATTCGTccgtgcttgcgcccaTTGCCGTCGACAGTGTTCTCCGCCTGGTGGATTTGAACGCAGGCGATAGCGACGGCGAGACCGTCGACCTGCGCGATATCCGCATCGTCAAAAAGGTTGGCGGCACGATCGATGACACAGAGCTTGTTGACGGCCTCGTCCTCGAGCAGAACGCAGTGACCTCGAGCGGCGGCCCCGCACGCGTCGAAAAAGCCAAAATTGCCGTCTGCCAGTTCCAGCTCAGCAGCCCCAAGCCAGACATGGACAACCAGATTGTGGTGAACGACTACCGGCAGATGGACAGGATTTTGAAGGAGGAACGCCAGTATTTACTGAATATGTGCAAAAAGATCAAAAAGACGGGGTGCAATGTGCTGCTCATGCAAAAGAGTAttttgcgcgatgcagTCAACGAactcgcgctgcacttCCTTGCGAAGCTGAAGATCATGGTAGTAAAGGatatcgagcgcgacgagatcGAGTTCATTTGCAGCACACTGAATACCAGCCCTATCGCAGACATTGACTACTTTACAGAGGAGAAGCTCGCTCACGCGGAGCTGATCGACGAAGTGcagcaaagcggcgcgcgcgtcgtgaAAATCAAAAAAATCAGAAACCCAGGCCGCACAGTGAGCATCCTTTGCACGGGTACCAACTCTTTGGTGCTTGAGGAGAGCGAGCGCAgtttgcacgacgcgctttGTGTGGTGCGCTGCCTCGTCAAAAAGCgcttcctcgtcgctggcggcgGTGCTCCCGAAGTGCACATGTCCCGCGCATTGTCGAAGATCGCACCCTCGCTGCCAACCCTGGAGGGGTACAGCTTCCAGGCAtttgccgacgcgctcgagaTTATTCCCACCACATTGGCGGAAAACGCAGGACTGAACCCCATTACAATCGTTACGGAGCTTCGCAACCGCCACGCACAGGGCGATACTGCCGCGGGGATCAATGTACGCAAAGGCGCCATCACCAATATTCTCGAGGaaaatgtgctgcagcCGCTGCTCGTCTCCACGAGCGCCTTGGAGCTCGCCACAGAAACCGCCTCGCTGCTCCTCCGCATCGACGACTACCATTTGTCGCGTTAGCCACGTGGTCCGTAGAATTAATTTCGCCTATCCCGTGTTCCTTGCCCGATGGGCGGTGCTTGCCAATGCATCGCTACGCCCCACCATGGATGCTTTCAAGGCGGTAACGCATGGTCCGCGGTACTATGCCGCGGAAGAGGAGGGGTTTATTGAGCCGACGTACAGCGGTGTAGACTATACGCACTATGGAAATGGGGCATCGTACGGCGACCCGGCATCTACGCCCTATCCGACGTACCGCCACACCGGCCGGCCGCTTCCCCAGGTCCCaatggcgccgcagcgcgagtcTTTGTCGGATTTATCGCACGCCAAAGAGTTTCACGACGAGGCAGACATGACACAGCCCGATCTGGAGGATACGTATTACCCCGCGCAAAAAGAGACACACAATGAAAAGGCCGCAGGGTTCGCTGCGGGCCCCTACGTTCCCACGTCGTTCGTCCCGCGCCGTGGGATATGGGCCGTGGACGACCGCCGTGCGTTTGCGAAGCAGTCGCTGATTTTGAAGGTGCTGCGGATCGTTGCATTTATCATTATCATTGGCATTATCATTGCGCTTTCAGTGCTGATTTTGATTGTCATGTTCCTCCGCCCACCCAACATTGGCCTCGACGGGCTGACCCTGCCCAGCGATTTGAGCCAGGTGCATATTGAACAAATGCAGTTTTCTGTCAATGCAAATATCAAAGCGGTCGTCGCGAACCCAAACTACATCTCTGCTACAATCAAGGAAGTCACCGCAGACTTGTTTGACCAGCGCGTGCCGGGCCTGCGCATCGGCCGGTGCAATACAACCGACGTGGAAATCTATTCGAGGAACATGACGACCATCTCTGTTCCATGCCTGTTGGAGTACGATGTCAACAAAGACAAAAACTTTGCCTTGATCAAAGAAATCGCGAGCAACTGCGGGGTTGGCAAGTCGAAAAAACGTGACTTGAGCCTCTTGCTCAAGCTGCACTTGAAGATCAAGTTTCTTGCTTTCAATATCCCCGTGTCGGTCACCCCGTCAATTAGCATGGCGTGCCCGGTGAGCGATGGTCAGATTAAAAAGGTGCTTGGGGGACACTCTGATATTTTGGGTCAACTGGGGCTAGGGAAGCGCAGTGCACACGATACACTCTTACGTGCGAGTCCTCTCGCACCGCGCCATTTAAAAGACTTATAGGCGCCATTGTACATAATGAACAATAAGAAAACTCTTGTGACGCTTAGTCAACCATGGCCGACGAAGCGTACCAAGCAGTGTCGCACTTGGCGCTCAATGTAGTGCGGCCCAGCACCGAGTGGCTGAACATGGGCAACTGGGAGCACACTAACGAGTTTCccgcggcgtgccatgCCTTGGCCGAGCAGCTACATAGCGCCGCACAAATCCCATCCAACGCTCGAATCCTCGACGTTGGCCATGGATGCGGCGACTCGCTCCTGCTCCTGGCTTCGCAGCACGAACCGCAGTGCCTTCATGGGATCACATCCATTCCCGCGCATGCTAAacgcgcacagcagcggatcggtgcgcgcgccatggtgtgGTGTGCAGATGCGACGCAATGGCTCGCCGATACCACAGACCAATGCAGTGTACATGGAGAGCACGCCAGGAAAGGCGAGTACGACACGATTCTTGCGCTAGACTGTGCGTACCATTTCCAAAACAGACCTGCGTTTTTTCGGAGCGCGTTCCAGCAGCTCAAGCCTGGAGGCGCGTTGGCGTTGGTCGATCTTGTCGGTGCGTGGCCGTACCCAGAACACCCAGCGTACGATTTTGTGCCCTCGACACTGGCGGCACCAAAACACGGGCCCAGCGTGTGGCAGCGCCTCCGCCACCGAGTCGTGTGCTACCTGACAGGGACACCGCCGGGCTCGTTTGTGTCTATGGACAATTATGCAACGCAATTGCAACACGCTGGGTTTTCCGCCGTCTCCATACAGGATATATCGCACGCCATCTTCCCCGGATTCTCTTCTTTTTTGCAAGGCATGGGCGCAGAGGGCGaggcggcatggcgcggcggaagTCGCTGGCTATGGTACGCTCTGCATGCCTACGGCCGGATTGTCGCAGACTGGGCCAAAGGCGCTGATACcggcgacgtgcgctgTGTCCTTGtggtggcgcggcgcgcttaGCACCAAGCATGTACATACGCTCCCTCCCATACCTGCACGCTGGTTGCGTCTGCGTGAAAAATCGTGCCATCTACACAGGTCGTGGTGGCAGATGGATCGGTGGGCGCAGGGCGCCATGCATACGCTGCGGCACGGAAGTACTCGACGACCGGCATGCCGGCTTGCTCGCCGGCTACGTCTTCGTCGCCATCGTATGCGAACGAGACGTGTGCGCCATCCTTGTACATTCCTTCGAAAAAAACCTCGGCCAGCGGCCCTTGGGCATACATCTCGTGTATTTTGTCCATAGGATCACCTTGCGCGATGGCTTTCTGTACCACAGGACTCCTTAGGGGACGCAGCACGACGATATCAACCATGTCACTCGGACGCCGCAATGCTGCCTCGCACCGCGGCCCTGCAAACGGCGCCGGCACAAACGCAGCTTCGAGCCGGTCGACGACCATGGCTGTGAGGTACACAAACGGCCCTTGAATGCGTAGAGTGCCATGCTGGTCCGCTTGATAgtcgccaagcgcagcgacgggCACAAACGTGTGCTTGCTTGGACAGTAGCGCTGTACGGGCTCAGTGCCCGGCTCCAATACAAGCTCCCCCTCTGTCCATCGCACCATATTTTGCTCTGCAGCCATCTTGAACCGCTCAATGCCGGggtgcgatgcgcgcagcgactcTGAATCGCGCAGGATCGCCGCGTGGAGTGCATGCGACGTGACAACACACGAAAGGTGTGTGTCGCCCATCGTCACACGCATCAGACTCAGCGGCTGCGTACTTTTCGAGGCTGCAAACGCTTGCAAGGCACACAGCCTCCAGCGCGGGTCCGTCGCTGCGTAGCCGCCTGGGTGCGTGCCAAACAATGCATGGTACATTGCATTCGCTGTTCCGGTCGGTACAATTACCAGGAATATCTCGCTCGGAATAGACACTGACTGCATTCCGTCCAGAGCCTCGTGCACCGTCCCGTCCCCGCCCAGCACGACAAGCGTTAAAGGggctttttcgcgcgcaagcgctgcgccgatttgctttgcgccgtgcgtgggGTCGGTGCTATGGTACGTGGGCGCGACACGCGTACGATCCGCGGCCTTCCACGCGTCTAGATACTTGTGCACGTACTCTTTCAGCACAGACTCGGCATTCTGCTGGCCCGCAGCCGCATTGCAAACAACGTGCACCGACATGGTCGGAACGCACAAGCCATATCGCTTACCTAAGCTCGGCGGGAATTGCGCaggggcgcggcgcgccattcGTGCCATTCGCCATGTCGTCGGCCCATCCAGGTGTAGATTTGAAGGAGTTGGGCGATGCGTTGGGGGAGGAGAATGATACACATGCGCGGAAAGCGCC is a window from the Malassezia vespertilionis chromosome 7, complete sequence genome containing:
- the UFD1 gene encoding ubiquitin fusion degradation protein (COG:O; EggNog:ENOG503NUZU; BUSCO:EOG09263WLB) — encoded protein: MSSQQFASVDSVLGGARGGGWGGLNGFMDGFDQRFAAPPQAYEAYFKAYHMARFPGRERNDVSYGGKIIMPPSALATITDLELESPWTFVLRNRNTAHPLHTHAGVVEFIAEEGVVYLPSWIMRMLQLDDGDPIYIQGTRLPKGRFVKIQPQTVDFLEISDPKAVYVNGALTTRLEQALRNYPTLTPGDIIEISYNCLTFEILIMDVVPDAEGISIIETDLEVDFAPPKGYVEPEPVQRGGQPTMASRLNIDTAKHELTGATQSVAESPAPFRGLGQTLSGKKTKGKRDKPITPREQDSRVRRTEYVAATLIYSVPTIVTNDTMQEEKRVPAALHLNFGQLFFGYDVPILDVPAPVEKEEGSSDHHAPRFTGTGNLLAARKPDPIVIDSE
- the CCT4 gene encoding T-complex protein 1 subunit delta (COG:O; BUSCO:EOG09261XNJ; EggNog:ENOG503NW0D) — its product is MAEQGAGQKSTIRAFKNSDKPDEVRRSNLSAAKSVSDAVRTSLGPKGMDKMIQTASGEVVITNDGATILKHMAVVHPAARMLVDLSQAQDVEAGDGTTSVVVIAGSVLGAAEQLLAKGIHPTIIAESFQHAAQKAVESLLQVAIPVRLDDRAALLRAATTSLNSKVVSQYSSVLAPIAVDSVLRLVDLNAGDSDGETVDLRDIRIVKKVGGTIDDTELVDGLVLEQNAVTSSGGPARVEKAKIAVCQFQLSSPKPDMDNQIVVNDYRQMDRILKEERQYLLNMCKKIKKTGCNVLLMQKSILRDAVNELALHFLAKLKIMVVKDIERDEIEFICSTLNTSPIADIDYFTEEKLAHAELIDEVQQSGARVVKIKKIRNPGRTVSILCTGTNSLVLEESERSLHDALCVVRCLVKKRFLVAGGGAPEVHMSRALSKIAPSLPTLEGYSFQAFADALEIIPTTLAENAGLNPITIVTELRNRHAQGDTAAGINVRKGAITNILEENVLQPLLVSTSALELATETASLLLRIDDYHLSR
- a CDS encoding uncharacterized protein (TransMembrane:1 (i146-169o); EggNog:ENOG503P4RZ) produces the protein MDAFKAVTHGPRYYAAEEEGFIEPTYSGVDYTHYGNGASYGDPASTPYPTYRHTGRPLPQVPMAPQRESLSDLSHAKEFHDEADMTQPDLEDTYYPAQKETHNEKAAGFAAGPYVPTSFVPRRGIWAVDDRRAFAKQSLILKVLRIVAFIIIIGIIIALSVLILIVMFLRPPNIGLDGLTLPSDLSQVHIEQMQFSVNANIKAVVANPNYISATIKEVTADLFDQRVPGLRIGRCNTTDVEIYSRNMTTISVPCLLEYDVNKDKNFALIKEIASNCGVGKSKKRDLSLLLKLHLKIKFLAFNIPVSVTPSISMACPVSDGQIKKVLGGHSDILGQLGLGKRSAHDTLLRASPLAPRHLKDL
- a CDS encoding uncharacterized protein (EggNog:ENOG503NXIW; COG:G), which codes for MADEAYQAVSHLALNVVRPSTEWLNMGNWEHTNEFPAACHALAEQLHSAAQIPSNARILDVGHGCGDSLLLLASQHEPQCLHGITSIPAHAKRAQQRIGARAMVWCADATQWLADTTDQCSVHGEHARKGEYDTILALDCAYHFQNRPAFFRSAFQQLKPGGALALVDLVGAWPYPEHPAYDFVPSTLAAPKHGPSVWQRLRHRVVCYLTGTPPGSFVSMDNYATQLQHAGFSAVSIQDISHAIFPGFSSFLQGMGAEGEAAWRGGSRWLWR
- a CDS encoding uncharacterized protein (EggNog:ENOG503Q5BZ; COG:I; COG:T), which translates into the protein MSVHVVCNAAAGQQNAESVLKEYVHKYLDAWKAADRTRVAPTYHSTDPTHGAKQIGAALAREKAPLTLVVLGGDGTVHEALDGMQSVSIPSEIFLVIVPTGTANAMYHALFGTHPGGYAATDPRWRLCALQAFAASKSTQPLSLMRVTMGDTHLSCVVTSHALHAAILRDSESLRASHPGIERFKMAAEQNMVRWTEGELVLEPGTEPVQRYCPSKHTFVPVAALGDYQADQHGTLRIQGPFVYLTAMVVDRLEAAFVPAPFAGPRCEAALRRPSDMVDIVVLRPLRSPVVQKAIAQGDPMDKIHEMYAQGPLAEVFFEGMYKDGAHVSFAYDGDEDVAGEQAGMPVVEYFRAAAYAWRPAPTDPSATTTCVDGTIFHADATSVQVWEGAYVHAWC